The Ammospiza caudacuta isolate bAmmCau1 chromosome 17, bAmmCau1.pri, whole genome shotgun sequence genome has a segment encoding these proteins:
- the DEXI gene encoding dexamethasone-induced protein, which yields MTAAVSARLDSVESWAFHALLVLPYMFYVGLFFVNVLILYYAFLMEYIVLNVGIVFLPEDMDQALVDLGMLSDPGSVLYETDSELDVFDGYLE from the coding sequence ATGACCGCCGCGGTCTCCGCACGTCTGGATTCGGTGGAGTCCTGGGCCTTCCATgcgctgctggtgctgccctaTATGTTTTACGTGGGCTTGTTCTTTGTCAATGTGCTGATCCTGTACTATGCCTTCCTGATGGAGTACATCGTCCTCAATGTGGGCATCGTTTTCCTGCCCGAGGATATGGACCAGGCTCTGGTGGATCTGGGGATGCTTTCCGACCCTGGCTCCGTGCTCTACGAGACGGACAGCGAGCTGGATGTGTTTGACGGGTACTTGGAGTGA